CCGTACGGGGCCTACCCGGAATTGGTCAGGCTTATAAACCCGGAATTTGAATATTCGGTTTCCAATCACCCTATGTTCCCGGTTCTCTTTGTCATTCTCTGGATGTATACCGGAACCTACCTGATTATATTCATGGCCAACTTGCAGAAAATCGATGCCGCAATTATCGAGGCTGCAAGGATTGACGGGGCATCAGAAGGACAATCTCTGCGCTATATCATTCTTCCGGCCCTCTCAGGGGTCCTTGTGACAAGTTGCATTCTGGCTATCAGCGGTTCATTGAAAAGTTTCGACTTAATCTATGTTATGACGGGAGGGGGGCCTGCAAACAGGACCAGTGTCCTCTCTGTCTATATGTTTGACAAAGCCTTCAGGGGAGCCCCGAATTATCCATTGGCAAATGCTATCAGTACCGTGATGGTAACAATCAGTTTTATCCTTATCGGTTTGACCAAATGGGCCGAGAGTAAATTCGGGGGGAGAGAATAATATGTCTGATATCAAAGATACCAAAAGCCCCCGGGCCCGTTTCGGTTTGTTTCTGACCTATCTGGTTCTCCTTTTCTTTACGCTCATGGCAATCTACCCGCTCATCTGGCTGGCTATGAATTCTTTCAAGACAACAACCGAATTCCAGCTTAATAAGCTGGGGGTTCCAAAAGCCTGGGTCACGATCAATTACCAGGATGCCTGGGTAAGGGGAAAGTTTCCCCATCTGATTTTCAATAGTGTAATCTATACGGGAATTACTACATTGGTCACCTTGGTTTTCTCCTTTATGGCCGGGTTTGCCTTTGCAAAGATACCCCATAAGGCAACCAAGATTCTGCATGGTTCCTTTATCATCGGGCTACTGTTGACCTTACAGTCTATCATGGTTCCCTTGTTCCTTATCATCAACTGGACTGGATTATACAACTCTCGCCTTGGGGTCCTGATTCCTTATATCGGTATTGCGATGCCTATGGGGATTTACCTGGGAACCGATTATATTAAGAGTATTCCCAATGCCTTGATAGAATCGGCAAGGATTGACGGGGCAACCTATTTGAAGATATTCAGGACTATCATTGTCCCGATGGCTTTGCCTGTTGGTGTTACCGTTGCAATTCTTACCGTTACCGGTACTTGGAATGAATTTATGTTGATCAACATTCTGACCAGCAGTGATGCCCTGAAGAGTCTTCCTGTTGGGGTTCAAAAATTTGCTGGGGCTCTTTCCAGCGATTTCGGAAAGCAGTTTGCGTCTTTGGTAATAGGCTTGTTGCCCATGTTGATATTCTACATGTTCTTCCGCAAGGAGATTACCAAGGGAGTCGCAACAGGGGCTGTCAAAGGGTAGTCTAACAGACTTTGTTCTGGGAAAAGCACAACCCTAAAATTGTTTGACAGCTGTAGGTACGCATGGTAGCATTTAGTTTGTACAAAGTATGAACTAAATTGGTCATGAAGGATTCACCCTTTTTTTGGGGTGAATGTGCTATTGACGGGGTAGGCAAAAACCTACCGATTGTAAGCTCATGAGAAGTCATTAGGAGGTAAAAATGACTATAATGAAACGAATTTCTGTATTGGCTCTTGCTCTGATGATGGTAGTTACATCAGTATTTGCACAGGGGACCAAAGAAGATGCATCTGCCAAAGGGCAGACAGAATTGACTGTTCTGAACTACATTGATATGTCAGAACCGAACAGTGCAAACGAAGTCAAGTTGATCTGGGATAAATTCAATGCAGAAAATCCTGACATCAAGGTTATCCGTGAAGACTTGTTCAATGAGCCGTTCCACCAGAAGACAGAAGCCTATGTAGCAAGCGGCAAAGTGCCAGATGTATTATACATGTGGCCCAGCGGACGTTCCACCAGTCTTCACACTACCAAAAGCGTGAAGGACCTCATGCCGTTCCTGGAAAAAGATGGCTTGGTAAGTTCCTACAACCCTGCAACCCTGACCCCGCAGTTTGCTGGATTCCTGGGTGAACTTCCCAACGGTATTACGACGACCCATATGCTTTATGTCAACACGAAAGTGCTCAAAGACAATGGTTTGACCATGCCCAAGTCCTACAATGAGATGAAAGCAATGGTAAAGCCCCTAAAGGCCAAGGGTATCGACTTGATCGCAATGGATAATATGGACGCATGGGTCATGCAGAGTTGCTTGTTCTCCATGGTAGTCGGTCGCTTTGGAGGCACTGACTGGTATGGCCAGCTTGCTTCCGGCAAGATTTCCTTTACCGATCCCTGGTTCATCAATTCACTGAGTCTTATTGATGATATGTATAAATCAGGTATGATCAACCGTAACAGTCTTTCCAGTCCTTACGGTTCAAGCCGTGGTAGCTTTGCAGCCGGAAAGGCAGCCTTCTATATCGATGGCGACTGGTCGACTGCTTCCTTCCAGACTGATATGACCACCGGACAGGCTTTGTTGAGCCCAGCTGTGCAGGCTAGTGATATCGAACTCGTTGTTCTTCCTGAGATTACCGGTGAGGTAATTCACAATTCCAACAGTGGCGTAGTCGGAACCGGTTGGGGCATGAGTGCCAACATTCCAGCAGGATCTGCAAAAGAAGAAGCCGCTTGGAGACTTATTAAATTCCTCGAAGGCGAATATGCCCAGACGTATCGTTTGTCAATCGGTGCTTCTTTCCCCTCCAACCTCAAAGTCGATGTTGCCAAAGTTGTAAAAGAAAGGAACCTCGAACCCCTGGTAGCCAAGAGGGCTGATTACTATAAGAATTTCAACACCATTACCCCCGTTATCGACGGAGTACTGGCTGGAGACGTTTACAATGTAATCAACACCGGATTGCAGGAAATCGGTCTTGGGTCTAAGACCCCTGCCATGGTAGCCCAGAATGTCCAGAAGGCATGGCAAACCTGGAAAGCCAACCAATAAGCTTTACCGCTAAATCGTTTTGACAAAGTAGAGGGGACCGGAAACGGCCCCCTCTCTCTTGGTAAGACATAAGAGTTGACAATTCTAGTGGCTGCTTCCATACAGGTCGTAGACTGTCAGGCTATCGCGGAATTGCTTGATCGTAAGCTTTTCCTTGGTCTTGAATACGACAACTTTCTGGGCAGTCGGCCGTATGTCAAAGAAATTGTCCGTGAAAGTCCCCTTAAGAGAGCCTGCATCGAGAGAGACAAAGAAAGCAGGGGCAAGGCAACTGACCGTAACGGAAAAGCCCTCGTGTGCCTTTGCTACCGATACTTTCAGTTTGGGATCGACTAGGGAGCATTTTTTTGGCCGGTCCAGGAACAGGCAGTTTTCCCTGTAGACTTCGTTCGATACCAGCTTGAAATAGACAAAGGTGTCCTGGGCCTCTGCGTTGAACTGCTTCTTACCATCGATCGTGCAGATATGCGTACTGCTTTGGGGTGCAAAATCCTGGAAGTATTCCTGTTTTTCAAGTTTTGTTCCATCAAAATGACAGAACTTAATGGAAACCTTGGCATTCACGAGGGGGGTCGCCCGGTCATTTATGACAAAGACTTCGATTATGCCGTCTTCCTTCACATAGGCAATCGGGAGGATTGGAGCATAGAAATGTTTTGCCGCATACTGCAATAGTTTCCATTTCCCGGTGTAGTCGATGGAGGACCAGGAAGCTACCGGCCAGTTATCGTTAAGTTGCCAGAATATCGTTCCCATACAAACAGGACGCAAGGTTCTCCAATACTCTACCGCGGTTTTCATAGCCATCGCCTGCTGTACCTGTGAGAGATAGAGCATGTGTTCAAGGGAATTGGGGAAACGAAAATACCGTGAGAAGTTCTCGATGATAATGGAGTTTCCCCTGTCGTTTTTCTGATGGTGCTCCATGACCGGGCTGGTCAGGTTCAATTGTTCGTCAGGGGTATACAGCTTGACAGTCGAAAGAGACGGGAAGCTCTGGTACCCGAATTCGCTTACAAACCGTGGCTTGATGGAATAATAGGCCTCAAAAGGTTTGCCTTCGTGCCATACTGACCAGAAGTGCATATCGCCGCGGCTGTCGTCATGCCAGTTGTCCGAAAAGTCGTCTATCCCTGCCGATGGGCTGGAAGGCCACCAGGTCCTGTTTGGGTCGAGCTCCCTTATGATTCTCCCGACGGTTCCTTCATTGAGCCGGTCGTAATCGATGATATACCGTACCGGGTTGTTTTTCGTTTCCTCATACCAGCTTATGGCCCCGAGGTCTTCATTGTTGCCACACCATAGGGCGATGCTTGCATGGTCTCTCAAACGGGGAATCTGGTAACGGAGTTCTGCTTCTACATTTGCCAGGAAAGCTGGGCTGGAGGGATACAGGGAGCAACTGAACATACAGTCATGCCAGATCATAATGCCCTTTTCATCACAAGCATCATAAAAAGCATCCATTTCATAGAGACCTCCGCCCCACAGGCGAACCATATTCATGTTGGCCTCGACGCAGTCCTGCAGCAATTGGTCATAACGCTGTTTTGAGAACCGGGAAACAAGGGCATCGAGGGGTATCCAGTTTGCACCCTTTGCGAAAACATCCCTGCCGTTTACACAGAATACCATGCCTTTCCCGCCTTGCCCGTCCTCAGGGGTATTGACGGTCAAGGTCCTGAAACCTATCCGTTTGGAGAACGTCTGCTCCCCTAGGTTCAAGGTGAGTTCATACAGGGTTGGTTTCCCTTCACCGCAAGGCCACCATTGTTCGATATCCTTGCATTCGAAATGGAACGTCAGTTTATTCAACCCCCGCATGACCTGTACCTCGCCTTTCTGAACGGATTTTGCCAGGCTCGCCTTACAGTTCAGCATCAGTGCCTTGGAAGCATTGTAGATGACCTCGACGGTTGCTTCCCAGTTTTTGTTTGAGCTTGGCTTGGTGTCGGTAACGATGGATTCCACGATTCCCTCGTTTATAAAATCGAGGGTGATATTCTCATAGACACCGAAACTCATGATACAGGGACCCCAGTCCCAGCCGCTGTGGCTCTGGGTTTTTCGAATGAGGTTCCGGTGCTTTGCAGATACAGGGTAGACCGAATACGGAATGGGGTAGGCTAGTTTTGCAGCCTCTGCGATTGCTGCATTCTCGGCACTGCTAAAGTGGAGCTCAATCGTATTGTCTCCCTCTTGGAGCAAAGAAGAGAGGTCGAAGCGGAAACGCCTGAACTGGTTGTCACATGTTCCGGCCACCTTCTGGTTTACCATGACGGTGATGATGGTGTCGGCCATGGTAAGGGTAAGGACAGGCATGCCACTTTCCATCTGTTCTCTGGTAACGGGAAAAACCTTGGAAAGTATCCAGTCATGCTTTCCAACCCATTGGACATCGAGTTCATTGGTTCCGTAATAAGGGTCCATGATCAATTGCTGCTCGAGCAATGCTGAGTGGATGTCCCCGGGTAAGGTACAGGGAATGCTTTCTGTGGTAAGGAAATATTTGCAAAACGGAGCAATGGCTCCGCTATCTTTGGGCCTAAGCCGCCATTGACCGTTTATTTTGAGTGTTTTCATGGTAACCCTCCGCTTGGCAGTATACCACAATTCTCCTGCAAAGGATGTTTTCGGGTGGGAAAAACGTTGGGTTGCCGCTTGATGGCTTGCTAAAAGTCAGGAACCTATACGGATGCGTAGCAGTAAAAATTCCCTTTCCTTGTATGAAAGAAAAGGCTGGTATATACTGATAGGTCTAGGCGACAAGGCGGGGTAGTCCTGCTTTGTACTCGTTACCAATCCATGAAAAGGGGTCAATGCTATGTATGCACCTGATGAAAAACGGTATGAGAAGATGAAATACAATTATTGTGGGAAAAGCGGGCTCAAGCTCCCTGCAGTTTCCTTGGGACTTTGGCATAATTTTGGTGATGCAACGCCTCTGGCCAATGCCAGGGAGATGATTCACACTGCCTTTGATCTGGGCATTACCCATTTTGACCTGGCCAATAACTACGGTCCCCCTGCAGGTTCTGCGGAACTGAATTTCGGAAAGATTTTTTCCCAGGACCTGGCAGCCTATCGGGACCAGCTGATAATCTCCACCAAAGCCGGATACAATATGTGGCCGGGACCCTACGGGGAATGGGGAAGCAGGAAATATCTGCTCTCCAGCCTCGACCAGAGTCTGCAACGGATGGGACTGGACTATGTCGATATCTTTTATTCCCATCGGTTCGACCCTGACACGCCCCTTGAAGAAACCATGGGAGCACTTGAGACAGCCTATCGGCAGGGTAAGTGCCTTTATGTAGGTATCTCTTCCTACTCGGCAAAGAAAACGCGCGAGGCCTATGCCATATTGAAGGAACGCAATATCCCCATTCTCATTCACCAGCCTTCCTATTCCATGTTGAATCGTTGGGTTGAGGAAGAATTGCTCGATACTATCGGAGAACTCGGGATGGGAACCATTTGTTTCTCGCCCTTGGCCCAGGGTATGTTGACAGATAAATATCTGGAGGCAATTCCCGAAAACAGCCGCGCTGCCAAGGAAGGTACCGCCCTTTCTGCCAAGATGCTGACAAAAGATAACCTGGATAGGATTAGAAATCTCAACGAAATTGCAAAGAAGCGAGGGCAGAGCCTGGCACAGATGGCTTTGGCCTGGGTGCTGAGGAGAAAGGAGATTACCACTGTCCTTATTGGTGCAAGCTCGCCTGCCCAGATACAGGAAAATGTGGGTGCCCTGGATAACTTGACGTTCACTGATGATGAGCTGAAGGAGATCGATCACTACGCACAGGACGGGAATATCAATCTGTGGGTAAAATCGAGCACTGCCGGTTGATTTAAAACCAAAGAGTGAGAAACGCATTAAAAACGCACCGGACTAACTGCCCAGTGCGTTTTTTGTATCATATGCAGGTCTTGTTATTTTCCGCTCTGTTCCAGTTCAAGGGTGACCGTAGTCCTGTCACAAACCTCTGTAGGTCCAAAATACTGTACAGCGCCTGGGAAGACGAAACAGGTTTCCCTGGCCCACTGGGCGCGATGTGCCTCAAAGTACTTGAAAGGCTTGCCTTCGAGTTCGACCAGGGCCTTCTTGATTACCGGCTTCATCTCGCCATGTCTCTGTTCCATGTTCATCATCGCTGTAATGGGGATTCCGCCTGCTTTCCATTCGAGAGCGGGGGCAGAAAGGTTCTTTACAGAGGAAAGGTACCCGGTCAAACCGCCAGCGATCAAGAGGAAGGCGTTATAACCAAGGCTATAGCAGTAGTCGGAGTCGAAGTTCGTCGGGAAGGCACAGCGTCCCTCATAGCCAAAGAAGTGGGTCATCGAGCTGAACTTGCCATTGTAAGTCCCTTCCTTCTTCATCTTCTTGAGCAGGGTTGCAACCATTTCGGCAAGGAGCTTGTCGGTTTCGATTCTGGAGACCTGGACATTCCCATGGGGGTCCCTGTCCATAAGCAGCTGTTTCTTGATGCCTTCAGGCAAAAGATTGAAAACACTCTTGCTCTCAGATGAGAGACGTTCGACAACAAAGGCGAACATTTGGTTGTCATCAGAGCAAAGGGCATAGGCCTCGGCTTCTTTGGCCAGCAGGTCGTTGATCTCCTGGATCAAAACCTTAACCTCAGGAATGAACTCAACCAGACCTTCGGGGATAAGGATGACACCGAAGTTGTTGCCGTCCTGGGCACGGAGTGCGACAGTGTTGGCAATGTCTTCTACGATGCTTGCAAGGGATTGCTTTTTAGCCTCTACCTCTTCGCTGATAAGACAGACGTTCGGCTGGGTTTCCAATGCACACTCCAAGGCAATATGGCTTGCGCTACGGCCCATGAGCTTGATGAAATGCCAGTATTTCTTGGCACTGTTTGCGTCACGCTCAATATTCCCGATAAGTTCACTGTAGGTCTTGGTAGCAGTGTCAAAACCGAAGGAAATCTCGATTGCCTCGTTTTTCAAGTCACCATCGATAGTCTTTGGGCAACCAATGACCTGGATACCGTTTTTCCTTTTGGCAAAATACTCTGCAAGGACGGCTGCATTGGTGTTGGAATCGTCTCCGCCGATGATTACGAGAGCGGTGATATCATGGGTCTTACACACTGCCTCGCAGACTTTGAACTGTTCCTCGCTCTCGAGTTTTGTTCTTCCGCTGCCGATAATGTCAAATCCACCGGTATTGCGATAGGCTTTCAAAAAGTCAGCGGTAATCTCTTTGTAGGAATTCTCAAGGATACCGCTGGGGCCGCCTTTGAATCCGTACAGGCGATTCTCGCTGTTGGCTGCTTTCAAGGCATCGAAAAGACCGCTGATGACATTATGCCCCCCAGGAGCCTGTCCTCCGCTAAGAATTACTCCAACATTACGGATCTGGGAAATGGCAGCATCTTTTCCTTTCTCAAAAGAAACCGTCGGAAGTCCACAGGTGTTGGGGAACAAAGCCTTGATTGCCTCGGCATCGGAGGCTGGATTCGTATTCTCTCCCTTGACTGGGAGGATGGAACCCATGGGTTCCCGAAGGATTGCAGGAAGCTTCGGCAGATAGTCATACCTTACACGCTGAAGGGGCGAAATATCCATGATATACTCCTTAATTCAAAAAACTCTTGGATATGCTAACCATAGAAAAAATACAACTTCTTTTCAAGCGATTGGAACAATTATACAGCCTAAACTTGCACCCAAGTGTTGTAAAACAACAGAGACGCATATTCCTGTTGCAGGCACTCTCTACTTCATGCTATACCCAAAGACAAGGAGTCTCTCATGCATATTTCAGAACCCTTGAACTTTGCTTGGCTTTTTACCCCTTCCTTCGACAGTACTTACACCGATATTTCCTTTGACGACAGCCACTGGGAACTGGTTGACCTTCCCCATGCCAATCGATACCAGCGGAGCCATTATTTTGATGAAAAGGATTTTTGTTTTGTCAGTTGTTACCGGAAACACCTCAAGCTTGACTGTCCTGTCGGTATGCATGCCCTTCTACGCTTTGAAGGAGTCGCCTCGCGATCAGAGGTCTATGGCAACGGTATCCTGCTTTGCACCCATGAAGGGGGATATACCCCCTTTGAGGTAGAGCTTCCCCTAAAAAAAGAGCTGGTACTCACCGTTGTTGTGGACAGCAGGGAGAATCCCAAGATCCCTCCATTCGGCGGTAGCATAGACTACCTCACCTTTGGGGGATTATACCGTACCGTCACGTTGCATTATTTTCACCAGCAACGGATAACAGCATGCCAGGTAGTGTGTGAAAACCCCTCGCTCATTTTCTTTAGGGCTGAAGTCAAAGAATCCGATGGGTTGCCTTTCCTTGCAACGCTCTATGACGGTGAAAGCGAAGTAGGTTCTTGCGAGGGTCTTGTCCTGGACGGAGTGATTACCGAACAGATGAGAGATTTGAATTTGCAGAGCTGGAGCACTGAAAACGCGAAGCTGTATACCTTTTGTCTGTCACTCGATGGCTTTGACACCTTCTCCTGCAAAATAGGTTCCCGTACTGCGCGGTTTGAAAAAGATGGGTTTTATCTCAACGGAAAGAAGAAAAAACTCATTGGCCTTGACCGCCACCAGAGTTATCCGTATGTCGGATATGCAATGCCGCCATCAATGCAAAGAGACGATGCTTTGCAACTCAAGCAACTGGGTGTGGATATTGTCAGGACAAGCCACTATCCGCAGGATCCTTCTTTTCTGGATGCCTGCGATGAACTTGGGTTGCTGGTACTGGAGGAAATCCCTGGGTGGCAACATATCTCTTCCGATCAGCATTGGCGGAAATTGTGTGTGGCCAATGTCAGGGATATGATTGTACGTGATTACAACCATCCGAGCATCGTCTTATGGGGTGTAAGGATCAACGAATCCCCTGACGATGATGCATTGTATGAACAGACCAATGCGATGGCTCATAAAACCGATGCTACCAGGCAAACCGGTGGCATACGGAACTTTGCAAAAAGCCATTTGCTGGAGGATGTGTATACCTATAATGATTTTTCCCACAGCGGCAAAAACGCTGGGCTGGCAAAGAAAAAAGACATATGCCTTGTAGATGCACCGTACTTGGTAACCGAGTTCAACGGCCATATGTTCCCGACAAAACGATATGACAACCCTATCATGCGAAGTGAGCATGCCCTTAGGCACTATCGCGTCCTCGATTCCCTGTATGCAACAGAGGGGGTATCCGGGGCGATAGGGTGGTGTATGAATGATTATACTACCCATAGCAATTTCGGAAGCGGGGACCAGGTCTGCTACCATGGGGTATGCGACCAGTTCCGCCTTCCCAAACTTGCTGCCTATGCTTACCAGGCCCAGCAGGACGAAAAGAAAATTATGGTCGTTTCCTCTACGATGGATATCGGCGATTTTCCTTTCTCCTCTATCAAATCAGTACTGGTCTGTACGAACTGTGACAGTGTGAACCTGTATTACAATACTGAATTGGTTGGTTCCTTTCTTCCCGACCGCAAGCAATTTTCCCATCTTCCCCATCCTCCTGTTGTCATCGAGGATTTGATCGGGAAACGGTTTGAGGCAGAAAACAGTTTTTCTCCAAAAGACAGACAGTATTTGAAAAATTTGCTTATAAAGGTGGGAAAACAAGCTGCCCAGTTTACCCTCGGCGATAAGCTGAAGATGTTCTATTTTATGAAAAAATATAAGATTTCCTACGATGCGGCGGTGAACCTGTACTCTCGTTATGTCGGAAATTGGGGAAGTGCCGCCTCTGTCTGGAAATTCGAGGGCGTCTGTGGGGGCAAGGTTGTCTGCACCGAGGTATTTGGCGGAGAAAACAAGCCTGAACTGCATTTGGAAGTCTCAAAGACAACCTTGCAGCTTGGTCCTTGCTATGACGTAGCCCAGATTTCCGTAGAAATACGGAAAAAGGACATGATGTTGCCGCTTTGTTATGCCCATGAGGCTTTTACGGTTTCCGTACAAGGCCCCATTTCGTTATTGTCCCCCTCTTTGAGCCAGACTGAAGGGGGCACCTCGGCCATCTATGTGCGCACTACCGGTACAAGCGGGAAGGCTACGGTGACGGTTCATAGCAATCTGGGTGACAAGATGGTTGCTTTTACGGTAGGCTAGGTTCTATGTTTACCCTTTATATTGATGCCGACTCCTGTCCAAAGAACCTCAGGGTCATTTTGCTCAGGTGTATTACCAAGAATGGATATCGTGCTTTTTTTGTTTCGGACCGACCCCTCAAAGATGTGCAGCTGGCCAAGCAGGAGCAGACTGCTTTGCTTCGGAAAAAGGCAAAACAAGAGGGTGTCACCGATGCTCTGGTCCTACGCTCGATCCAAAGCGAAATCGAGAGTGTCGTAGTAGATTCTGGAATGGACAGCGCCGATGACTGGATAGTCGAGAATGCAGAACTTCCCTGTCTTGCCATTACCCATGATATCCCGCTTGCAGCACGCCTGGTCGAGAGGGATATTCCTGTCATTGATGACCGGGGTGGAATCTACAACAAAGAGAATATGGCCAATAGACTCTCGGTTCGTAATGTGATGACTGAATTTCGCGAAATGGGGATTTTCTCCCAGAAAAACAAACCTATGGGGCCAAAGGAAGTCAAAGCATTCTCCGATTCCCTCAATTCCCTATTGCATATTTTGACCGTGAAGCAATAGGGGAAGGTTTTCTCCTTTCTCTATTGATGCGAAAATATGCACTGGTTCTCTACGAAAATGAAATAGACAGGATTTTCTTGCTTGAAAAGACAGGGGAAATGCCCTGGTTATCCTGTACGATGAGCAAGCTCGGTGACCCACTGAAAACCGAAAGGGCCCAACTGGTTCTGGGACGGGAAGATGCATTGCCTTCCCTGCTCAAGCTGAAGGCAACACTTCATACCCTTGTTGATCTTCCTCTGCTGGTCTTTGTTCCCCCGCAAAATCTTTCGGTTTTGAAGATGCTGGAGTCGAATGGCTGTTTCCTCATATCCGAGGAGGCTGACCAGGAAGAAGTTGATTCCCTGATTCTCCGGATGGTAAAGCAGGGTTCCCAGGCCTGTTGTGCAGAAAAAAGCAGATGTAACCTGACCCAACGGGAACGGCAGATCATTGCCCTGCTCATCTCGGGGCAGGATAATCGCCAGATAGCCACAAAACTGGGGATAAAGCTTTCCACTGTCTCGGCACACAAAAAGAATTTGTTTCTCAAGACCGGGGTGCATACAACCAGCCAGCTGGTGGTGTGGGCGATGGTAAGGGATATGGAATTCTCTTAAGCACCGAAAAGGAAGATTTTTCAATTGGAAGTCTATGTTGCGGATATATCTATTTCCTTATGAAAGATCATTAGTCACCACCATTGCGGCAAGTGCGAACGTGCAACCGTTAATACTTCCACCTATATAGGTGACAAAAGTGTTGGAAAAAGAGAAGGGCTGTCACCAATGAAATATTGGAACAGCCCTTTTTTGCAGAAATAAATTGCTTCTAGAAATCAGCCAGTTTCGGAGCCCTTGGGTACGGGATGACGTCACGGATGTTTGCCATGCCGGTTACATATTGCACTGCACGTTCGAAACCGAGACCGAACCCTGCATGGGGAACCGAGCCATATCTTCTCAGGTCAAGATACCACCAGTAATCCTGCGGGTTGAGGTTGAGCTCCTTCATCCTGGCGGTCAGGACATCAATGTTCGATTCGCGTTCCGAGCCTCCGATGATTTCTCCGAGACGGGGTACCAGTACATCCATTCCGCGTACGGTCTTCCCATCGTCATTGAGTTTCATGTAGAAAGCCTTGATTTCCTTGGGGTAGTCGGTGACGATCACCGGGCTTTTGCAGACGACTTCAGTGAGGAATTTTTCATGTTCACTCTGCAAGTCACTGCCCCAGCTTACCGAATAGTCAAATTTGTCATTGTATTTTTCAAGAATCTTGACAGCTTCCGTATAGGTTAGATGGGCAAATGGCGTATCGACAACATGCTGGAGCGTCTTGTCTACTCCTGCTTCAACGAATTTTGAGAAAAAAGCCATATCTTCAGGGCATTTTTCCAATACCGATTTAAACAGGTACTTCAAAAAAGATTCTGCAATTTCCATATCACCGGTGACATCGCAGAATGCCATCTCAGGTTCAACCATCCAGAATTCGGCAAGATGTCGCTTCGTATTGGAGTTTTCGGCCCTGAACGTAGGTCCGAAGGTATAGATGTTTTTCAAGGCAGTGGCGTAGGTTTCTCCCTCGAGCTGACCGCTGACAGTCAAGAATGATTTTTTTCCAAAGAAATCCTTGGAATAATCCACCTGACCTTCTTCAGTCCTGGGTACCTTGTCGAAATCGAGGGTGGTAACCTGGAACATTTCACCGGCTCCCTCGCAATCGCTTGCCGAGATGAGAGGGGTGTTTACATAGACGAAACCATTCTCCTGGAAATACTGGTGCACGGCAAAGGAAAGCGTATTGCGTACACGCGCGACTGCACCGAACATGTTTGTGCGGGGGCGAAGATGGGATATTTCCCTCAGGTATTCGACACTATGGCGCTTTTTCTGGAGAGGGTAGGTGTCAACCGGGCATTCACCGATAAGTGTAACATCGGTACTTGCCATCTCTACTTCCTGGTTTCCCCCAGCGCTTTCTACAATCGGCCCCCTGCAGGTAACCGAAGAGCCCGTGGTAATGGATGACAGCAAGGCATCGTTGTTCAGACTTACCTTATCGATGACAACCTGTAAGCCCTTGAGGCACGAACCATCGTTCAGCTCAAGGAAGCATACGGTTTTGCTGTCGCGTTTTGTGCGTACCCAGCCTTCGGCCGTAATAATCTCT
The sequence above is a segment of the Sphaerochaeta pleomorpha str. Grapes genome. Coding sequences within it:
- a CDS encoding carbohydrate ABC transporter permease; translated protein: MSKHQSLKSSLSSSRREQNRAYWMLVLPGVIIYLAVMAFPTIFSIVLSLSSYNGGKLFNAQNPAAFVGLKWYKRLFVDEYFYLALKNNLWIVFVSVFGQIPLGFFLSYVLYRGIVKRTDFFQTMIYLPCVISTVVIGILWKSFFAPYGAYPELVRLINPEFEYSVSNHPMFPVLFVILWMYTGTYLIIFMANLQKIDAAIIEAARIDGASEGQSLRYIILPALSGVLVTSCILAISGSLKSFDLIYVMTGGGPANRTSVLSVYMFDKAFRGAPNYPLANAISTVMVTISFILIGLTKWAESKFGGRE
- a CDS encoding carbohydrate ABC transporter permease, giving the protein MSDIKDTKSPRARFGLFLTYLVLLFFTLMAIYPLIWLAMNSFKTTTEFQLNKLGVPKAWVTINYQDAWVRGKFPHLIFNSVIYTGITTLVTLVFSFMAGFAFAKIPHKATKILHGSFIIGLLLTLQSIMVPLFLIINWTGLYNSRLGVLIPYIGIAMPMGIYLGTDYIKSIPNALIESARIDGATYLKIFRTIIVPMALPVGVTVAILTVTGTWNEFMLINILTSSDALKSLPVGVQKFAGALSSDFGKQFASLVIGLLPMLIFYMFFRKEITKGVATGAVKG
- a CDS encoding ABC transporter substrate-binding protein, whose protein sequence is MKRISVLALALMMVVTSVFAQGTKEDASAKGQTELTVLNYIDMSEPNSANEVKLIWDKFNAENPDIKVIREDLFNEPFHQKTEAYVASGKVPDVLYMWPSGRSTSLHTTKSVKDLMPFLEKDGLVSSYNPATLTPQFAGFLGELPNGITTTHMLYVNTKVLKDNGLTMPKSYNEMKAMVKPLKAKGIDLIAMDNMDAWVMQSCLFSMVVGRFGGTDWYGQLASGKISFTDPWFINSLSLIDDMYKSGMINRNSLSSPYGSSRGSFAAGKAAFYIDGDWSTASFQTDMTTGQALLSPAVQASDIELVVLPEITGEVIHNSNSGVVGTGWGMSANIPAGSAKEEAAWRLIKFLEGEYAQTYRLSIGASFPSNLKVDVAKVVKERNLEPLVAKRADYYKNFNTITPVIDGVLAGDVYNVINTGLQEIGLGSKTPAMVAQNVQKAWQTWKANQ
- a CDS encoding beta-mannosidase; the protein is MKTLKINGQWRLRPKDSGAIAPFCKYFLTTESIPCTLPGDIHSALLEQQLIMDPYYGTNELDVQWVGKHDWILSKVFPVTREQMESGMPVLTLTMADTIITVMVNQKVAGTCDNQFRRFRFDLSSLLQEGDNTIELHFSSAENAAIAEAAKLAYPIPYSVYPVSAKHRNLIRKTQSHSGWDWGPCIMSFGVYENITLDFINEGIVESIVTDTKPSSNKNWEATVEVIYNASKALMLNCKASLAKSVQKGEVQVMRGLNKLTFHFECKDIEQWWPCGEGKPTLYELTLNLGEQTFSKRIGFRTLTVNTPEDGQGGKGMVFCVNGRDVFAKGANWIPLDALVSRFSKQRYDQLLQDCVEANMNMVRLWGGGLYEMDAFYDACDEKGIMIWHDCMFSCSLYPSSPAFLANVEAELRYQIPRLRDHASIALWCGNNEDLGAISWYEETKNNPVRYIIDYDRLNEGTVGRIIRELDPNRTWWPSSPSAGIDDFSDNWHDDSRGDMHFWSVWHEGKPFEAYYSIKPRFVSEFGYQSFPSLSTVKLYTPDEQLNLTSPVMEHHQKNDRGNSIIIENFSRYFRFPNSLEHMLYLSQVQQAMAMKTAVEYWRTLRPVCMGTIFWQLNDNWPVASWSSIDYTGKWKLLQYAAKHFYAPILPIAYVKEDGIIEVFVINDRATPLVNAKVSIKFCHFDGTKLEKQEYFQDFAPQSSTHICTIDGKKQFNAEAQDTFVYFKLVSNEVYRENCLFLDRPKKCSLVDPKLKVSVAKAHEGFSVTVSCLAPAFFVSLDAGSLKGTFTDNFFDIRPTAQKVVVFKTKEKLTIKQFRDSLTVYDLYGSSH